The following are from one region of the Acidobacteriota bacterium genome:
- a CDS encoding DUF5615 family PIN-like protein, whose amino-acid sequence MKLLLDECVTRYLKRDFIGHDVSTVDEASFKGLKNGALLRAADSKFDVLVTVDKSIRHQQNLQSFQIAVLLLVARTNKYEHLKPLVPQALEALKSLKPGTFARVEYAEESPSTPRDQ is encoded by the coding sequence ATGAAGCTGCTGCTTGATGAATGCGTCACGCGCTACTTGAAGCGAGATTTCATCGGTCACGACGTGAGCACCGTCGATGAAGCGAGCTTCAAGGGCCTCAAGAACGGAGCGTTACTTAGAGCTGCCGACAGCAAGTTTGATGTGCTTGTGACGGTGGACAAGAGTATTCGCCACCAACAGAACCTTCAGTCGTTTCAAATTGCTGTCCTGCTTCTGGTCGCAAGGACCAATAAGTACGAACATCTCAAACCCCTGGTGCCTCAAGCGCTTGAGGCTCTGAAGTCTCTAAAACCCGGCACCTTTGCTCGAGTCGAGTACGCGGAAGAATCGCCGTCCACACCACGGGACCAATGA
- a CDS encoding FecR domain-containing protein produces MKRSNKDLYEILDQATAEIRSERVDQTAVESAAERVWAKLSSENATASAPAAPSEHVEHIRSCGDFQTLIPEYMSGTLSPARSLLFEDHTHECIPCRKALKEARYGVTATPLRPGASKTSASRRTVVRWAIAATIIIGLGVISLTSYDRFLRGADAFHMVVHAMDGQAYLVSDTSTEPLKVGEQIKAGDKVRTSKDAGAVVRLPDGSLIEMRERSEFSVTDGARGTIIHLDRGNIIVQAAKQPSSRHLYVQTDDCMVSVIGTVFSVNSGTKGSRVSVVEGEVQVEHGSKQDVLHPGDQVATTASIERVPVKDEIAWSRDAARYGQMLAALRKEIDERVARPGVRYSTRLLDMTPDDTVFYVAIPNLTETLAESNKIIQERLAQNPELSQWWDKEQASSRGKQEWDTVISRVAEFGEQIGDEIVVTAQLAKTGKGEPDGPIVLTTLKNPGSFRSFVEGQLSTLSVNSKKAPGVRFIDDPMSEMKTAAANTPSDLYVWINGDVLAASPKIEFLERVAASAKTASAGQYAEGSFRARIADIYRDGAGFIIAADVQRFIAQSKGEDAKTNAALDRLGVTNLKYFIAEIKEDQGKSFNRATLSFSDTSHGMASWLAAPGPMGALEFISPDANVVAAFVVKDPVALVDDLMSALNAVDPKFSEHLGKFQNETGLNIRDDFAKPLGGEFAFAVDGPLLPTPSWKMVFEVYDPAHLQQTFERVVEKMNELAAREGKKGFQWDRSDSGGRTFYTLKSLDFGLEVNYTYSNGYLIAGPSRALIDRAVKYHDSGYTLLHSPRFVAALPEDKQANFSALIYQNLAPVLHGIAKRVGGVTGGLPEEQRKSLGSLVGGPVLAYAYAQGDHISFALNGEEGPIGLKPSNLIGMPGSFGLSSIIQHSVR; encoded by the coding sequence ATGAAGCGTAGTAACAAAGACCTTTACGAAATACTCGATCAGGCCACGGCCGAGATCCGCAGCGAGCGGGTGGATCAGACCGCGGTCGAGAGCGCGGCGGAGCGCGTGTGGGCGAAGCTGTCTAGCGAGAATGCAACGGCCAGCGCGCCCGCTGCGCCCAGCGAGCATGTGGAGCATATCCGGAGCTGCGGTGACTTCCAAACGCTGATACCCGAATACATGAGCGGCACTCTGTCGCCGGCGCGTTCGCTGCTGTTCGAGGATCACACCCACGAATGTATCCCGTGCCGCAAGGCGCTCAAGGAAGCGCGCTACGGAGTGACAGCCACTCCACTCCGGCCTGGCGCGTCGAAGACCTCAGCTTCCCGGCGCACGGTGGTCAGATGGGCGATTGCCGCTACGATCATAATCGGACTCGGCGTGATCTCTTTGACTTCCTACGATCGCTTCCTGCGGGGGGCGGATGCGTTTCATATGGTCGTGCACGCGATGGACGGGCAGGCATATCTCGTATCTGACACCAGCACCGAACCGCTCAAGGTGGGCGAACAGATCAAGGCGGGCGACAAGGTTCGCACGTCCAAAGACGCAGGCGCCGTGGTGCGTTTGCCTGACGGCTCGCTCATCGAGATGCGAGAGCGCTCTGAGTTTTCTGTGACCGATGGCGCGCGCGGAACGATCATTCATCTGGATCGCGGCAACATCATAGTGCAAGCCGCAAAACAACCGAGCTCGCGGCATCTCTACGTCCAAACTGATGATTGCATGGTCTCGGTGATCGGGACGGTGTTCTCAGTGAACAGCGGGACGAAGGGCTCGCGCGTGTCTGTAGTCGAGGGCGAAGTCCAGGTCGAACACGGAAGCAAACAGGATGTGCTCCATCCTGGCGACCAGGTCGCGACGACCGCGAGCATAGAACGTGTTCCCGTGAAGGACGAGATCGCCTGGAGCCGCGACGCCGCGCGCTACGGGCAGATGCTTGCCGCGCTTCGCAAAGAAATCGACGAGCGAGTGGCTCGGCCCGGCGTTAGGTATTCGACTCGATTGCTCGATATGACGCCGGATGACACGGTCTTCTACGTCGCGATTCCGAACCTGACCGAGACGTTGGCCGAATCGAACAAGATCATCCAAGAGCGATTGGCTCAGAACCCTGAGCTTAGCCAGTGGTGGGACAAAGAGCAGGCTTCGTCACGCGGCAAGCAGGAGTGGGACACAGTCATCTCGAGGGTCGCTGAGTTCGGTGAGCAAATCGGAGACGAGATAGTCGTGACCGCGCAGCTTGCCAAGACGGGCAAGGGCGAGCCGGATGGTCCAATCGTATTGACGACGCTGAAGAATCCGGGCTCGTTCCGCTCATTCGTCGAAGGTCAATTGTCGACACTGAGCGTGAACTCGAAGAAGGCTCCCGGTGTTCGGTTCATCGATGATCCGATGAGCGAAATGAAGACGGCTGCCGCGAACACGCCAAGTGATTTGTACGTCTGGATCAACGGCGACGTGCTCGCAGCCTCGCCTAAGATCGAGTTTCTAGAACGCGTGGCAGCGAGCGCGAAAACAGCAAGCGCGGGCCAGTACGCTGAAGGCTCATTCCGCGCGCGAATCGCCGACATCTATCGCGACGGCGCGGGGTTCATTATCGCTGCCGACGTGCAGAGGTTCATCGCGCAGTCGAAGGGCGAAGACGCAAAGACAAACGCCGCGCTGGATCGATTGGGCGTCACGAACTTGAAGTACTTCATCGCCGAGATCAAGGAAGACCAGGGCAAGTCGTTCAACCGCGCGACGCTGAGCTTCAGCGACACGAGTCACGGAATGGCGTCGTGGCTTGCAGCGCCTGGGCCGATGGGAGCTCTGGAGTTCATCTCGCCCGATGCCAACGTGGTTGCGGCGTTCGTGGTGAAAGACCCTGTCGCTTTGGTAGACGATCTGATGAGCGCGCTGAACGCTGTTGATCCGAAGTTCAGCGAGCACCTCGGGAAGTTCCAGAACGAAACAGGGCTGAACATTCGAGACGACTTCGCAAAGCCGCTTGGTGGTGAGTTCGCGTTCGCGGTTGACGGTCCTCTGCTGCCGACGCCTTCGTGGAAGATGGTGTTCGAGGTTTACGATCCGGCGCACTTGCAGCAGACCTTCGAGCGAGTGGTTGAAAAGATGAACGAGTTGGCCGCCCGCGAAGGCAAGAAGGGTTTCCAGTGGGATCGCTCCGACTCGGGAGGCCGAACGTTCTACACGCTGAAGTCGCTCGACTTCGGCCTCGAGGTGAACTACACCTACTCGAACGGCTATTTGATTGCGGGGCCGAGCCGCGCGCTTATCGACCGTGCAGTGAAGTATCACGATTCGGGCTACACGCTGTTGCACTCGCCGCGGTTCGTGGCTGCGTTGCCAGAAGACAAGCAAGCCAACTTCTCGGCGCTGATCTATCAGAACCTGGCGCCGGTGCTGCACGGGATCGCGAAGCGCGTGGGAGGTGTTACCGGCGGCTTGCCCGAAGAGCAGCGGAAGAGTCTTGGTTCGCTGGTCGGGGGGCCGGTTCTCGCTTACGCGTACGCGCAAGGCGATCACATATCGTTTGCGCTGAACGGCGAAGAAGGACCGATCGGATTGAAGCCGTCCAACTTGATCGGAATGCCGGGGTCGTTCGGGTTGAGCAGTATCATCCAACATTCCGTGCGTTGA
- a CDS encoding DUF433 domain-containing protein: MNVSELVEVDPEKMGGVPVFTGTRVPITHLFEYLEGGDSLEEFLDQFPTVSREQAQGVLELSRKKLLADYEAAA, from the coding sequence ATGAACGTAAGCGAATTGGTGGAAGTGGACCCAGAGAAAATGGGAGGCGTCCCGGTCTTCACGGGCACGCGTGTTCCTATCACGCACCTGTTCGAATACCTTGAAGGCGGCGATAGCCTTGAGGAATTCCTCGACCAGTTTCCAACCGTTAGTCGCGAACAGGCGCAAGGAGTGCTCGAATTATCGCGTAAGAAGCTGCTAGCAGACTATGAAGCTGCTGCTTGA
- a CDS encoding PHP domain-containing protein: MAAGTIDLHTHTTSSDGSATPEELIELASAKRARAVAITDHDTVAAIGEARAAAARFGIEFVAGIEISAEYSPGTMHILGYCIDEESMGLAEKLNELKKARETRNPQIASRLRSLGFDINYDEVVQVAGNEVVGRPHFARVMVEKGYVASIQEAFDRFLKKDAAAYVEKARLSPADSIALIHKAGGLAVLAHPYQLKLSSYEQVDGLVRELADSGLDGIEAIYSRHSVIERVSYARIATHHGLLVTGGSDFHGTYKPDISLITGLGDLEVPYELLEALKARAANHSRPSHADEVHTAFT; encoded by the coding sequence ATGGCAGCAGGCACTATCGACTTGCATACTCATACGACTAGCTCAGACGGCAGCGCGACTCCTGAAGAGTTGATCGAGTTGGCCAGCGCGAAGCGAGCGCGAGCGGTCGCAATCACGGATCACGATACGGTCGCCGCTATCGGTGAAGCACGAGCAGCGGCAGCGCGCTTCGGAATCGAGTTCGTCGCGGGCATAGAGATCAGCGCAGAGTATTCGCCAGGAACGATGCATATACTCGGCTACTGTATTGACGAAGAGTCGATGGGGCTAGCAGAGAAACTCAACGAGCTGAAGAAGGCGCGCGAGACGAGGAATCCACAGATCGCGAGCCGGTTGCGGTCCCTAGGATTTGACATCAACTACGATGAGGTTGTTCAGGTCGCCGGAAACGAGGTTGTCGGCAGACCGCACTTCGCGCGAGTGATGGTCGAGAAAGGATATGTTGCAAGCATTCAAGAGGCGTTCGATAGGTTTTTGAAGAAAGATGCCGCGGCCTATGTCGAAAAGGCTCGGCTATCTCCGGCTGACTCGATCGCCTTGATCCACAAAGCCGGCGGCCTTGCAGTCCTGGCGCATCCTTATCAGCTAAAGCTCTCCTCTTACGAGCAGGTGGACGGGCTTGTGCGGGAACTGGCCGATTCGGGGTTGGACGGCATAGAAGCTATCTATAGCCGGCACAGCGTTATCGAACGCGTAAGCTACGCCCGGATTGCGACGCACCACGGGTTGTTGGTGACGGGCGGGAGCGATTTTCACGGGACGTACAAGCCTGATATTAGTCTCATAACGGGTCTTGGCGATTTGGAGGTGCCTTACGAGTTATTGGAAGCGCTGAAGGCTCGCGCCGCCAATCACTCAAGACCGTCACATGCTGACGAGGTCCATACGGCTTTTACATAG
- a CDS encoding DUF3501 family protein has product MKPVERGEIIDYATYEERRDALRAEVMAAKALRRVHIGEYLTLLFENHLTMRYQIQEMVRAERMVKESDIQHEIDTYNELLGGEGELGCTLLIEIEDPAVRNVKLKEWWNLPEKIYLLLEDGTRVSPTFDERQRGDDRVSSVQYLKFDTKGQVPIAAGVNMPELQAEARLADDQRQALSEDLSS; this is encoded by the coding sequence GTGAAACCAGTCGAGCGCGGAGAAATCATTGACTATGCGACCTACGAGGAACGGCGCGACGCCTTGCGGGCGGAGGTGATGGCAGCAAAGGCGCTTCGCCGCGTGCACATCGGCGAGTACTTAACGCTGCTGTTCGAGAACCATCTGACGATGCGCTATCAGATTCAAGAAATGGTTCGCGCCGAGCGTATGGTCAAAGAGTCCGACATCCAACACGAGATCGACACTTACAACGAGTTGCTTGGGGGCGAAGGCGAATTAGGCTGCACGCTTTTGATCGAGATCGAGGATCCGGCGGTTCGCAACGTGAAGCTCAAAGAGTGGTGGAACCTGCCCGAGAAGATATATCTGCTGCTGGAAGACGGCACGCGGGTTTCGCCTACGTTCGATGAACGCCAGCGCGGAGACGATCGCGTCAGCTCAGTTCAGTATTTGAAGTTCGACACCAAAGGACAGGTTCCCATTGCCGCCGGCGTCAACATGCCGGAGTTGCAAGCTGAAGCCAGACTGGCCGATGATCAGCGCCAGGCGTTGAGTGAAGATCTATCGTCCTAA
- the deoC gene encoding deoxyribose-phosphate aldolase: protein MRFGLSGAESEAAREVARYIDHTLLKPDATRDEILRICEEGVRFGFASVCINPIWVREAACALRGSGVKVCTVIGFPLGANTPDAKSYEARRAIFDGASELDMVINVGALKSGDNDLVSRDIRGIVEVAHEAGYICKVIIETALLTDDEKVSACLIAKEAGADFVKTSTGFSKGGATAADVALMRRAVGGQMGVKASGGVRDLKQAQEMIQAGATRIGASVGVKIMQEAAGSPASQSGQSTHTY, encoded by the coding sequence GTGCGGTTCGGCCTCAGCGGGGCGGAAAGCGAAGCTGCGCGCGAGGTCGCTCGTTACATCGACCACACTCTGCTTAAACCGGATGCGACTCGCGATGAGATATTAAGGATTTGCGAAGAAGGTGTGCGCTTCGGGTTCGCCTCAGTCTGCATCAACCCAATCTGGGTGCGCGAAGCAGCTTGCGCTTTGCGAGGCAGCGGCGTGAAGGTTTGCACGGTGATCGGATTTCCGCTGGGGGCGAACACGCCCGACGCAAAATCCTACGAAGCAAGACGCGCGATTTTCGACGGCGCAAGCGAGCTTGATATGGTCATCAACGTTGGGGCGCTGAAGTCCGGCGATAACGACCTTGTCTCGCGAGACATCAGGGGCATTGTCGAGGTTGCCCATGAGGCCGGCTACATCTGCAAGGTGATAATCGAAACTGCGCTGCTGACGGATGATGAAAAGGTCAGCGCGTGCTTGATCGCTAAAGAAGCGGGCGCCGATTTCGTCAAGACTTCGACCGGGTTCAGCAAGGGAGGAGCGACGGCTGCCGACGTCGCGTTGATGCGCCGCGCAGTTGGTGGTCAAATGGGTGTGAAGGCATCGGGCGGAGTTCGCGACCTTAAGCAGGCGCAAGAGATGATACAGGCAGGCGCAACTCGCATCGGGGCGAGCGTCGGCGTCAAGATCATGCAGGAAGCCGCCGGCTCGCCTGCGTCTCAGAGCGGTCAATCAACTCACACCTATTGA
- a CDS encoding heterodisulfide reductase-related iron-sulfur binding cluster has product MTNEKNISYKPTDGLSYDPAEEKYWDATGLGEEIERTFEICHGCRLCFKYCDAFPTLFSLLDNKYDGNVRGIDAAETETIMDSCFQCKLCEVQCPYSERDGHEFRLDFPRLVHRYAAQRTRSQGLTLRDKVLENPDRAGAMARASLGIANAANKVRLHRVFLEKVLGIHRDKLLPDFASSTFEKWAERAGKIAAEPGGEVVLFQTCYVQNNEPQIGRDTVEVLEKSRIDVKCVGGLQCCGMPAWERGDLESLRKHAKANLKILLPFVEKGAKVVAINPTCSMMMRREHPTLVEPADRPAAEKVAAAVMDPSEFLWSIRNEPRFNTDFRSTPGGPVAYHAPCHLRAQGVGFKGRDLLRKIPGVVPQTVMECCGHDGTYAMTTEGFAPSIRIGKRAFDGMNENKAEIWATDCPLAALQFQQHAGVKPLHPMSILARAYRENGFPGKVDAKPEQGSSEK; this is encoded by the coding sequence ATGACAAACGAAAAGAACATCAGCTACAAACCGACCGATGGGCTGTCCTATGACCCTGCCGAAGAGAAGTACTGGGATGCGACCGGGCTTGGCGAGGAGATCGAGCGGACGTTCGAGATTTGTCACGGCTGCCGGCTCTGCTTCAAATACTGCGACGCGTTCCCAACCCTCTTCTCGCTGCTCGACAACAAATACGACGGAAACGTGAGAGGGATTGATGCGGCTGAAACCGAGACGATCATGGACTCCTGCTTTCAGTGCAAGCTATGCGAGGTGCAGTGCCCTTATTCCGAGCGCGACGGGCACGAGTTCCGACTCGACTTCCCGCGGCTTGTGCATCGCTACGCAGCTCAGCGAACCCGCAGCCAGGGACTCACGTTGCGGGACAAAGTTCTCGAGAACCCGGACCGAGCAGGCGCGATGGCGCGCGCGAGCCTGGGTATCGCGAACGCGGCAAACAAGGTCCGCCTGCATCGAGTTTTTCTGGAAAAGGTCTTGGGTATCCATCGCGACAAGCTGCTCCCCGACTTCGCGTCGAGCACATTTGAGAAGTGGGCCGAACGTGCCGGTAAGATAGCGGCCGAGCCCGGCGGCGAAGTAGTCCTGTTCCAAACCTGCTACGTTCAGAACAACGAACCGCAAATCGGCCGCGACACGGTCGAGGTGCTGGAGAAAAGCCGCATAGACGTAAAGTGCGTCGGCGGACTTCAGTGTTGCGGTATGCCTGCCTGGGAACGCGGCGATCTTGAGTCGCTCCGCAAACACGCGAAGGCCAACCTGAAAATCCTGCTGCCGTTCGTCGAAAAAGGCGCTAAGGTCGTCGCGATCAATCCCACCTGCTCGATGATGATGCGCCGCGAGCACCCAACGCTTGTCGAGCCGGCGGACAGACCAGCGGCAGAAAAAGTAGCGGCGGCAGTCATGGACCCGAGCGAGTTCCTCTGGTCGATACGTAACGAGCCCCGCTTCAACACCGACTTTCGCAGCACACCGGGAGGGCCGGTAGCCTATCACGCGCCCTGTCATCTTCGAGCACAGGGAGTCGGTTTTAAAGGACGCGACCTGCTTCGCAAGATTCCGGGAGTCGTCCCGCAAACTGTTATGGAATGCTGTGGACACGACGGCACCTACGCGATGACCACCGAAGGCTTTGCGCCGTCGATCAGAATCGGCAAGCGAGCATTTGATGGCATGAACGAGAACAAGGCAGAGATCTGGGCGACCGATTGTCCTCTGGCGGCGCTACAATTTCAGCAACACGCAGGGGTAAAACCTTTGCACCCGATGTCGATCCTGGCGCGGGCCTATCGCGAGAACGGTTTTCCCGGGAAGGTGGACGCGAAACCAGAACAAGGGAGTTCAGAAAAGTGA
- a CDS encoding beta-ketoacyl-ACP synthase III, producing the protein MRATRRAKITALGRFVPPKVVTNHDLAKRVDTNHDWVVARTGIVERHWVEPGTPTSELAAQAVGDLLKNRGIEAADIELIIVATVTPDMFFPATACVVQNKVRATRAWGFDVSAACSGFLYALTVGAQFIESGAHNKIVVVGADVMSSITNPDDRSTCVLFGDAAGAVLLEPSAEEEFGILDYLHEVDGSGGEFLYMPAGGSLHPASHETVDKKMHYVHQEGQPVFKYAVRKMGEISRGILQRNGYQSNDLDLFIAHQANMRIINAAADKLGLDENKVVKNIQKFGNTTAATIPLAIGDAIDDGRLTRGKLVVFAAVGAGYTVGSVLTRWAY; encoded by the coding sequence ATGAGAGCAACGCGCAGAGCCAAGATAACCGCGCTGGGCCGCTTCGTGCCGCCGAAGGTTGTGACCAACCACGATCTCGCGAAGCGAGTCGATACGAATCACGACTGGGTCGTCGCGCGAACGGGAATCGTCGAACGGCATTGGGTGGAGCCAGGGACGCCTACCTCGGAGCTCGCGGCGCAGGCGGTCGGGGATCTCCTCAAGAATCGCGGAATCGAGGCCGCCGATATCGAGCTCATCATCGTCGCCACCGTCACTCCCGATATGTTCTTCCCGGCAACTGCCTGCGTCGTGCAGAATAAAGTGCGGGCCACCCGCGCTTGGGGGTTCGACGTTTCGGCCGCCTGCTCCGGCTTTCTGTATGCCTTGACCGTCGGCGCTCAATTTATCGAGTCGGGCGCGCACAACAAGATTGTGGTCGTCGGCGCGGACGTGATGTCGTCGATAACTAACCCCGATGACCGCTCAACGTGCGTGTTGTTCGGCGATGCCGCCGGGGCTGTGCTGCTCGAACCGAGCGCGGAAGAGGAATTCGGAATACTCGATTATCTGCACGAGGTGGATGGGTCGGGTGGCGAGTTTTTGTATATGCCTGCGGGCGGCAGCCTGCACCCTGCCTCGCATGAAACCGTTGATAAGAAGATGCACTACGTCCATCAGGAAGGGCAGCCGGTCTTTAAGTACGCTGTGCGCAAGATGGGTGAGATCAGCCGCGGAATACTGCAGCGCAATGGATACCAAAGCAACGACCTTGATCTGTTCATCGCGCATCAGGCCAATATGCGGATCATCAATGCGGCTGCCGACAAACTCGGTCTCGATGAAAACAAGGTGGTCAAGAACATTCAAAAGTTCGGCAACACTACCGCTGCTACGATCCCGCTTGCAATCGGGGACGCGATAGACGATGGAAGGTTGACTAGAGGTAAGCTCGTAGTGTTCGCCGCGGTGGGCGCGGGATATACAGTTGGCTCTGTCCTTACGCGGTGGGCTTACTGA
- a CDS encoding ABC transporter ATP-binding protein → MTDKPDDHLIIFEDVSKFYGEILGVNRVSLTIEPGITSLVGPNGSGKTTLMNLMTGLIRPTRGRVSVLGLRADHPEVFFRKVGYCSQFDSFPRALTGFQFIYSYLRVHGRPKQEAQEIAWKALHRVDLLDAAHLKIGAYSKGMRQRVRLAQAIAHEPGVMILDEPLNGLDPMARAETIRLFRQLAAEGLHLIISSHILHEVDMMSDSVILLNNGYVVAEGEIHGVRSEMEEHPMQILIRCDRPGILAARVFEQDSVVEAKIHKDRHGLFVKTRDADAFYLLLNSIVVEDGLTVESVAPVDDDINAVYQYLIGGGEAA, encoded by the coding sequence GTGACGGATAAACCCGATGACCACTTGATCATCTTCGAAGACGTCTCCAAGTTCTACGGCGAGATACTCGGAGTGAATCGTGTGAGTCTGACGATCGAGCCGGGCATAACCAGCCTGGTTGGGCCGAACGGCTCAGGCAAGACGACGCTGATGAACTTGATGACAGGTTTGATAAGACCGACACGCGGCCGCGTGAGCGTGCTCGGGCTGAGAGCCGATCATCCCGAAGTCTTTTTCCGCAAGGTGGGCTATTGCTCGCAGTTCGATTCGTTTCCCCGCGCGTTGACCGGCTTTCAGTTCATCTACTCTTATCTGCGCGTTCACGGACGGCCGAAGCAGGAAGCTCAGGAAATTGCGTGGAAAGCGTTGCACCGGGTCGATCTGCTCGACGCCGCTCACTTGAAAATCGGAGCTTACAGCAAAGGCATGCGGCAACGGGTGAGGCTGGCGCAGGCTATCGCGCACGAGCCGGGGGTGATGATACTGGATGAGCCGCTAAACGGGCTGGATCCGATGGCTCGCGCGGAAACGATTCGTCTATTTCGACAACTGGCGGCAGAAGGGCTTCACCTGATTATCTCGAGTCACATCCTTCACGAAGTCGATATGATGAGCGACAGCGTGATCCTCCTGAACAACGGCTACGTCGTTGCTGAAGGCGAGATTCACGGCGTGCGCAGCGAGATGGAAGAGCACCCGATGCAGATACTGATTCGCTGCGATCGTCCTGGCATCCTGGCCGCGCGAGTGTTCGAGCAGGACTCGGTCGTCGAAGCAAAGATTCACAAGGACAGGCACGGTCTGTTCGTGAAGACTCGCGATGCGGACGCGTTCTATCTGCTGCTCAATAGCATCGTTGTAGAAGACGGCTTGACCGTCGAATCGGTCGCGCCCGTCGACGATGATATCAACGCGGTCTATCAGTACTTGATCGGAGGAGGTGAAGCAGCGTGA
- a CDS encoding sigma-70 family RNA polymerase sigma factor, whose translation MAGDDVKEGRVQAVKHLRAVPSPPDEVELLYREHHDHVLRAAYRVTGSVVDAEDVLQTVFFRLVRRKEKVDLSPSPGSYLHRAAVNASLDLLRSRTRSRSVSIEEVAPAATESSEPNPEMQHVDRELHNQIRRSIATLGPKAAEIVVLKYFEGHSNLEIAQMLGTSQMVIGVLLHRARTRLRKEISKFMEEHHEA comes from the coding sequence ATGGCTGGAGACGATGTGAAGGAGGGAAGAGTGCAAGCCGTAAAACACCTCAGAGCCGTACCCAGTCCTCCCGATGAGGTCGAACTCCTTTATCGAGAGCACCACGACCACGTCTTACGGGCCGCTTATCGCGTCACCGGAAGCGTCGTGGATGCCGAGGACGTTCTTCAAACCGTTTTTTTCCGACTCGTGCGGCGCAAAGAGAAAGTCGACCTGTCGCCTAGCCCGGGAAGCTATCTTCACCGCGCCGCTGTAAATGCCTCGCTTGATTTGCTGCGCAGCCGGACCCGCTCGCGCTCGGTGTCTATCGAAGAAGTCGCGCCTGCCGCGACCGAAAGCTCCGAGCCGAATCCGGAAATGCAACACGTCGATCGAGAGCTTCATAATCAAATCAGGCGATCGATTGCGACCCTTGGACCGAAGGCGGCCGAGATTGTCGTGCTCAAATACTTTGAAGGGCATAGCAATCTCGAAATCGCCCAGATGCTCGGCACGTCTCAGATGGTCATAGGCGTGCTGCTGCACCGTGCTCGGACCAGGCTTCGCAAAGAGATCTCCAAGTTCATGGAGGAACATCATGAAGCGTAG
- a CDS encoding ABC transporter ATP-binding protein has translation MDNALKQTSGPMPAVAVLPMTPELVPAAPVIELDGLSVTFGGRPILRELRGELRGRAIGLLGPNGAGKTTLIHTLLGFHSPSSGTAHIFGRDIRNDAKQIRTQIGYMPERDSFIANMSCVHFVRLMAELSGLPSEAALERAHEALFYVGLGEARYRNVGTYSLGMKQLAKLAQSIVHGPRLIFLDEPTNGLDPPARLRMIELIRQIRDSGKAHILLSSHLLRDVEECCEEILIVKQGRIVVYCNLEEERKANRKFLEIETRGDREAFVEAIATLGCEYALTSERRLKLVLQNGVEIRDLYRLAGEHQVQIRRLNFKRDSLEDIFLKAMEDGNGGVGHAASLPDVGHAASLPDRGKQ, from the coding sequence ATGGACAACGCGCTAAAACAAACTTCCGGGCCGATGCCTGCGGTCGCGGTCCTACCCATGACGCCAGAGCTTGTGCCGGCGGCTCCGGTGATTGAACTCGACGGTTTGAGTGTGACGTTTGGCGGACGGCCGATACTCAGAGAGCTGCGTGGCGAGCTGCGCGGAAGGGCTATCGGACTGTTGGGACCTAACGGAGCCGGCAAGACGACTCTGATTCACACGCTGCTGGGGTTTCATTCTCCTTCCTCTGGCACGGCTCATATCTTCGGCCGCGACATTCGCAACGACGCAAAACAGATTCGAACGCAGATCGGCTACATGCCCGAGCGCGATTCTTTCATCGCTAACATGAGTTGCGTTCACTTCGTTCGTTTGATGGCCGAGCTTTCGGGTTTGCCCTCGGAAGCCGCTCTCGAACGCGCACACGAAGCGCTGTTTTATGTCGGTTTGGGCGAAGCGCGCTATCGAAATGTCGGAACCTACTCGCTTGGCATGAAGCAACTCGCCAAGCTCGCTCAATCCATCGTTCACGGGCCGCGGTTGATCTTTCTTGACGAGCCGACTAACGGGCTCGATCCGCCGGCGCGCCTGCGAATGATCGAGCTGATCCGCCAGATTCGCGACAGCGGCAAGGCTCATATTCTGTTGTCGTCGCACCTGCTGCGCGACGTCGAAGAGTGCTGCGAAGAGATACTGATCGTCAAACAGGGCCGAATAGTTGTCTATTGCAACCTTGAAGAAGAACGCAAAGCGAATCGCAAGTTCCTTGAGATCGAAACGCGCGGCGACCGCGAAGCCTTTGTTGAAGCTATCGCGACGCTCGGCTGCGAATACGCGCTCACGAGCGAGCGCCGCCTGAAGCTTGTCTTGCAGAATGGCGTCGAGATTCGGGACCTCTATCGCCTCGCAGGCGAGCACCAGGTTCAGATTCGCCGGCTCAATTTCAAGCGCGATTCCCTCGAAGACATTTTCTTGAAGGCAATGGAGGACGGCAATGGCGGTGTAGGGCACGCTGCCAGCTTGCCGGATGTAGGGCACGCTGCCAGCTTGCCGGACAGGGGGAAACAATAA